Below is a genomic region from Sulfitobacter sp. OXR-159.
AAGCTCATCTTTCATCTCCTTTTCAGGTTTCAATTTGCCGGGCGTCAGGCCCAGAAACTCTCACGCACGGTCACATCCCGCAGGCCCTCGGGTGTCTCAACCTGCAACTGCGTGCCCGGATCCCAATGGGTCATCCGCACCATTCCGATGGCGACATTCACCCCAAAATCGGGCGACCAAATGGTCGAAGTCACCTGCCCCACGCGCTTGTCACCTGCCATCAGCGGCCAAGCCCGGTCACAAAGCGGCACCGGATCGCCCGCGATCTCTAGGGGACGTATCTGTTGCACTGGGCCTTCCTTGGCCACCCGTAGCAGCGCATCTCTGCCGATACAGCCCATCGCGGCATGGGTGTCGCAAAGCTTGCCAAGGCCGCATTCATGCGGGGTGTTATCGTCGGTCATGTCATTGCCATAGCTCAACATTCCGCCTTCGATCCGCTCTATTAGATTTGGACAGCCCGCGCGCACGTCCAAATCGCGCCCCGCCTCGAACAGAGCATCCCACAGCGGCATGGCGATATCCGCGCCCTCTGCGTAGATCTCAAAGCCGCCCTGTTTGGAGTAGCCAGACCGCGCGATATTCATGGCGCGCCCTTGGAAGTGGAATTCACCGAAACGGAAAAACTTTACCTCCCGCACCGCCGCACCAAACAGGCGTTCCATCAGGTCTTCGGCTTTTGGTCCCTGCACCGCGAGCAGGTTCACATCCGGCTCATCCACCAGCACATCCAAATGATAACCGTTGCATATCCCCTTGGCCCACAACAATAAATCGCTATCGGCAATGGAAATCCACCAGCGATCCTCGGCCAGCTTCACCGCGACCGGATCATTGAGCATACCGCCCGTCTCATCGACGATCGGCACATAGACGCAGCGCCCCGGCGCCACATCGCGCAGATCGCGCGGCGTCAGCATTTGCATCAACCGCGACGCATCCGGCCCCCGCAGCTCAACCTGTCTTTCGCAAGCCACGTCCCAGACTTGGACGGCTCTCTTCAAGTGATGGTAATCGGCTTCAGTGCTTTCAAAAACGGTGGGCAGCAGCATCCGGTTATAGACGGTATAGGCCTTCACGCCTGCCGCCTCTACCCCGGCAGAAAAGGGCGTGCGCCGTATCCGGCGTGAGGGGGAGAGTTCAGCCATCACACGTCCTCCGGCATTAAGATAAGATCGCTCACTGGCGCATCGTACCCGGCGCTGGTCAGCATGGCATGCACCTGCCCCCGGTGATGGGTCTGGTGGTTAAAGAAATGCACGACGGTTTTCGCCAAGGGAGTGGTAAGCTCGCGCTGCATGATGCCGGAATACCAAGATAAATCGGCATCCAAAGCCTCCTGTCGAAGGCCTTGGGTCCAATCCTTGATCGCCGCGTCGCACTCGCGCCGCGCGGCGCACCAAGCCATGCCGGTGGGGCAAAGTTCGGTGTCCGGCCCCTCCGGCTTGGGCAAGGCGGGATCAAAACGGGACAACCAGATTTGATCACACCAAAGAAGATGGTTGAGGGTGCCCAAGATCGAGCCGAAAAACGCCTTGCGATCTTGCGTTAACGCATCCTCGTCCATCACCTCAATAACGCTTGCCAACTGTTTGTTTTGCCAGGCGTTATAGCGCGCCATTTCCTTAGCATAACCGGGGGTGATCACGCAGCACCCTGCCAATCGATCGCGCAGACCTCAGCAGATTTGCCCCCGAAATCCCAAACCCGCCCATAGTCGCGGACCTTGGATTTCACCCCACGCGCCGCCACGATATTTGGTCCCATCCAGTATTTGGAGTTGGTGATCGTCACCGGCTCACCCGGTTCGGCCCCGGCGAGCAGTTCGATCTCGCCGTTGATCTTCCGGCCGATGTTAATGACACGGCGGTTGCCGTCGCGAATGATCTCAACCGGCGCACGTTCGGCGCCGATGATCTCGC
It encodes:
- a CDS encoding dimethylsulfoniopropionate demethylase, which gives rise to MAELSPSRRIRRTPFSAGVEAAGVKAYTVYNRMLLPTVFESTEADYHHLKRAVQVWDVACERQVELRGPDASRLMQMLTPRDLRDVAPGRCVYVPIVDETGGMLNDPVAVKLAEDRWWISIADSDLLLWAKGICNGYHLDVLVDEPDVNLLAVQGPKAEDLMERLFGAAVREVKFFRFGEFHFQGRAMNIARSGYSKQGGFEIYAEGADIAMPLWDALFEAGRDLDVRAGCPNLIERIEGGMLSYGNDMTDDNTPHECGLGKLCDTHAAMGCIGRDALLRVAKEGPVQQIRPLEIAGDPVPLCDRAWPLMAGDKRVGQVTSTIWSPDFGVNVAIGMVRMTHWDPGTQLQVETPEGLRDVTVRESFWA
- a CDS encoding DinB family protein: MITPGYAKEMARYNAWQNKQLASVIEVMDEDALTQDRKAFFGSILGTLNHLLWCDQIWLSRFDPALPKPEGPDTELCPTGMAWCAARRECDAAIKDWTQGLRQEALDADLSWYSGIMQRELTTPLAKTVVHFFNHQTHHRGQVHAMLTSAGYDAPVSDLILMPEDV